The region GCAACTTCTACttgttgtgtgtctgcgtTGCCATATATGTGGGTGTGCTACCGTATTCGCCTATAATAAcaccctgggcgtatagaaatgAAACATTtcttctgggcgtatactagggcatgggcgttattttggtcccaggcGTACACATGGTCgcaaatgctgtcgtttggccagtcatcatctaaatacttgaagacagaaataccacaaatgcttgcaattatccatttgcaagatcaaaggtactggtatccctAGAGCGTcagcatacacgcagaaattaaacactatacatacatggtcggcctgaagcccgtcaagagcatcagggtcggtaattgcaacgaagacataaGTCTAGCGGTAAGTACTTtaactcaacactgacaccagctcatcaaacgcacacagacggagacgaatgttctgcgaaccccattttgttttgtctgtgcatgcgtaTCCaggggcttatacttgggcaagggcgtatagttgggcatgggcgtttttcgGGCTGAAGGTTCTGACCTGTTGCAAGTGGGCATATATatgggcatgggcattatttcggtatgggcgttattacgggcgaatacggtagtTGCCTTACAGAGAACTCAAGGTGCTACTACTGGAAATTTCCGAAACAGCGCCAAGGTCAGCAATACGGAAAATGGGATTTTTATGGAAGAATATCTGTTCTCAATAAGCACCCAGGCAATTTGTAGGAAGCTTtggaaattggcagattgacttgagtaccaCAGAGTAGGCATGTGTGAGGCCCATCTTGCGACGTTCTGCTTACATGTACTTAGTCATAAACTTACGAGTGCGACCAGACCTGACGGTCCTTCTGCGCTTCCAGTCAGGCGTTTCTTTAGAGGTTTCTTCTTTAATCCACAGCGTAAGACTGCGGTTtggttgccaaacctgtatgtacactgtagtatagtGATGCACGATACTAATACAGCCTCGGAATATTTACCAACTTTGGGTGCCGGCATCGAATCGAgcaccacaatcttgattctcattagcgGTCCGTGGGCgctgtttcagaaattccCGGTATCATTCACATCTCTCTTTACTATAGGGCCGGGACAACTCCGATCACTTTTCTATACGTATTCTTGCTGTTGTAAAGAATGCTCTGACTACGTGATCATGACTTTACTTATTGCAAAACTAACAAGTAGAGCAAACAAGAACGCAAGCGAAGCAAGTCTAGGGATGCAACAACGCAATGCAAATCTCtggttcttgtgtgtgtgtgtgtgtgtgtgtgtgtgtgtgtgtgtgtgtgtgtgtgtgtgtgtgtgcacgagcACGCGCTCTTATGTATACATTAGTTGTGTGATGCATGTCTGGAAATCGGAATTGGGTGATGGTGGCATTCGTTTCAAGTTTAATTTTTATCTAAAAAAACTTGTAGAAGGATATGAAAAGAAGAGAGCTACTGAGTCTACAATTTCAGAACTGCAATTAGCTGACGATGCTGCTTTTGTGGCAGAGTCGAGTCAAAGCAGAGGAAGGACTCCACTCATTTGATGTGAGTTATGAGAAGACTAAGATAATCGGCTTTGGTCGAACCTTGTCTGTTGAAGATACTGCCGATATGATGTGTTTTGCTGGAACTGTAAAATACGTTGATAGATGTTCATAGATTTAAATACCTGTGATCTACCGTGTCAGCTGATAATATGGATCTTGCACTTGGGCTATTAGTCAACATGAAACTCTCGCCTTTGTCAATCGGTGTCAAAGATTCATGACTGGCATCAGTAAATGGAAACAACAAGCTGACCACGTTACATGTGCTAACTTTTGTAGGCAACTTGGCTGTATAGAGACTGCCTCAGAACTTCTGATGGCAAATCTTTTTTGGTGGCTAGGGCATCTACAAAGGATGAATGACTGCCGCTTGCCCAGGCTGATCTTTTGTGGTTGGTTGCTTACACCTTGATCACCTCATGGTGTCAAACTTTGTTGGAAAGATAAAGTTAAGCGAGATCTAAGAGTGCAGGTATTAATAGAAACTGGCAAACGTTAGAATACCAAAGAGCAATGTGGAGGCATGTGTGCTCAGTGAGAGTTCAGGCTGCTGCTTTAAGTAAAGCAGTAGAAGAGGAAAATGCATAGGTCGGATAGTCCATCAGAGAAACGACTCCAGCCATGAAGGACCAAACTCCCTACTGTGACAAATGTGTATGACAACTCAAGACAAAGTCAGGGATGGAACGCTATAGTTATGACAGAGGAAAAAGAACCAAAAAAAAGTCAGGATGAATTAAATCAGGATTACAGTTTGTCAATTGCAACAGATTTTTCTTGTGAATTCCTGACATGAAAAGACACAATGCCGACCGCAAGCACATAGTTGACATGTTGTTTTTGCCACTGGCCATCATCCTTTGGAATGGGCTaccaaagtgtgtgtgtgtgtgtgtgtgtgtgtgtgtgtgtgcacgcgcacgcacgcatgtgtgtctttctgtagctcagttggttggAGAGCACATTTGGGTGATGAGTTCAAGTACAGGATGGGCACAGGCGTAATTCCCTTATGCAAGAAACTCACGcacaattgcctttcttgactCAGGGGTAtagatgagtacctggtcattgactgggggtggacaaGATCGTTgtcttggcagaacatcatgcagcaaGGGTACGTGTGGGCTTGAAGTCCAGTCCCGAGGttgcgccaaagtcagtgccttggatgctctggccaagAACCTAGGGGTATGTTTTTGCAGCCTGAAACAACTAGTAGCGTTGGAAgctccaattagaaataggcaggggtgctatctttggTACTGATGTGCAGctccatttgtgtgtttgtgtggggGTGGATGTGTGTGGGgggtgtacatgtgtgtgggggtacatgtgtgtgtgtgtgtgtgtgtgtgtgtgtgtgtgtgtgtgttgtttgaaATTTATGTCTCACCGTTAGGAGAGGAAACGAGGTCCATTCTTGTACAAATTCAGAAAGCAAAAATGGTCAAGCCTTTTATTGGAGGTTATCGACACAAATTGACTGGTGTGGAATATCACCATGCTGCAACTATGACAATACCCAAAAGGCGACCAGACAATGGGGTAAGCATAAATAATGTATCTTGGCAATGGTAAAAGTTAGCATTACATTTGCGTAACTAGAAAGTAAAGTTTCAAAGAGAAACACAAACTGTGATAACGCGAAACAAGGTGCAGCAGACAACCAGTGCAACATCAACTCAGATGGTGAAGCTGTTGTTACTGAAATGTTCAAACTCATTTCTTATTGAGTGTTTGCATAGACAATGACTGGCTGCTATGTAAGTAAAGATGGAGATAAGCTTCTTGTTCCTGGAGTTTATGAAACAGCAGATGAATTTCATGCAAAACGACTTCAAGCAGTAAGTGTTAATCTACTTATATTATTTTTGTGTTATGGAGGTTTATGTTGCACTTATGCATGCTAtttaacatttattaattGCTAGGTACTGAATCTAAGTTTTGTTGCTTGTATATTTGCTTAtctaattgtgtgtgttttgcacATGCAAGCATACTTTGTGTTTATGGTTTTGTATCTCCACTTGTTAGTTTGTCAAATTATTATAGACAATATTttgggggcggagcttctagatcATGCataatctcgagggtaacacacCTTTTGCCGATCTCgcgtacacaaagtccacatTTCCGGATTTGTTTCTGAACCATAAATCACCTTGCCAATGACTATGCTTTGTAAATAAGTTCACTactacttaccattttgtgcatcatgtgagagactttgcctgcatAGAGACAcctaggaagccatttcttgagtacggcttctcgagggtaagagactgttGTTCAAACTGAATTCGCCTGATttacactctgaacagatacacttggatggaagcacagactactcattgcttagcgatggattagttttggcgagtgaaatcatgccacttGAGATCCCATTTGGGGtgaccagacatgtaggacgttCTGCGTTGTTTCTGCCATGGGCACACCACACCAGCTTGCCTCTGTATATacgtgattggccaagtcgaagttgTTACTGTAACAACTTGCAGTCATTAGGTACTGACGCGGATCTGAGTACAGTCAACGTACTCTACAGTCtgtttatatatgtatacaatTAGCACTGCCAGTACAAGttccagcaacagttatgtataaagtaacacaacacatacgcactattccatagctgtaatgtctaaatcagaaagcagaggctgttctacctcatccaAAGTTGTTATCAAGAACTGTATAGTAGTGATCTTGaaagtgaagatgttgattgtcgaaaTGTCACGGAGgtgctgaagctgatggtttacatcggctaattgaacagcaagcaaatgaaatagtggaacttaaaacaagattagagttcttgATCAAGACCTGGCATCtgcaaagtctgagttgcaaggaaagTCATTCTCGCTTAATCAACACATGCACTACCAAATcataaaatcaagttttacacagGCTTTGTGTCAAGATTTGTGCTTGATACAATGTGGAGTTTgattgaaccagcagccaagactattGCTTtgtctgtatagcaaacaaaatatCAGGCCAAGGTAtatcaagtgatgtaagctcatgagctcactgCCTTCCATGATGGGTTGGATAGGCTAGACGAATTTTTCTGACTCTAATTtgacaagatacacagtttcacagttccacagttgAAGAATGCTAGATGGGGGAAACAGGTAGTCTTATTCAGCTATAgttaccccgaatgggttcccctaccgcaaaatcttcacctAACAAAACTTCCATTGCcaggcaatgagtagtctgtctttccactccatgtgtatctgttcagagtatGAATCAGatgacttcagcttgaacagcagtctcctacgcgtctctataCAGGCATAGTCTCttacaagatgcacgaaatggtaagtagtgaacttacttacaaagcctagtcaacagcaagatgatatacggttcagaagcagacccagAAACGTgaactttgtgtacagcgagatcgacAAAACATGCGTGTTACCCTTGAGATTAcacatgctctagaagctccgctcACCAAATATTGTCTAATGTATACATGTGATTGAaagtttattgttttatttaaaTACTAAGACTGTTGAGAATGACAATTACGTATTAGGATTTTTCAAAGCTGTATTTGCTGTATTTGAAAATCATGTTCTGTATTTGGGCTACATTAGAACCTAGCTAATCTGAATTACCTTTAGCGCCCTGCTTTGCATACCCAGATCGTAATAGGCAGCCTGATCTGTGTTGCTGCTGCATTGAAGCGGTTATCTAGTCTTCAGTAAATGCACGTAtctgactattttaaatcctgtTTGTCACATTATTTATAAGTATGTAATCGTTGCAGCTGTGACCTTTActacaaacatgacatatAGAGGCATACGTAAATGCGccagtggtctgggtgtctgAGGCATGGTATGAACCTCCAAGGCTACGCATTTTTGTAATCCAAGCAACTGCACTAATCTGAAAAGGGCTTAGCACCAGGCTGTTCAGATTAGTGATGTCTACTGTATTGTGATTATGTACTGGAGTACTTGTGAATCATGATAGATTGTTGTTGATTGATAGTTAACAGTTGTGAGTATTTACAATGTGTTCTGTACATACAAAGATATGTTTCTTGTCTTGAAGAAATAGATATATGAGAACAGGAACTTTGAAGCTTGAAAATTTTAAAGAAACATTTCAGAGATTTGCATTAATGCAACATTTAAGAGACGCACCCTAACGTACATTTACAGCAATGGCTGCattgatggaagtgacaagaactgcaacgcgAATTTATAGTTGGGCCCGCTTTGGTGTGTGGTAAAAcagtagcctcgaacttccagaccagagagcaagGGAAGCAGTCAAACTTcaaaacgatactaaaatgacttctaaagtacttatcaaaaagcaatgctaaatggtagCCTAGCAGCCTAGGATCATTTTAGCAggttcaataatgagatggaaagataccgTGCTTTTGCattatgcaaacatatcatttgtaaatgccatgagatctcacgaacaaagaagagacgtctgccgtgtttacAGTGATATCCTGGTGGatggcatgaaacgacgactctttgattcttcggcagaacgctagctagtctaaccgctcaaCTAGCGAGACTGCTGcttgaccagttgtcaaaggtgatggtctagcgatgctgctgtgcatgttctGTCATAGtaagcttgaaaagattgaagaactgaagctgaaactaaaactaagatgcgtggtgcaccagagtcttcattcACGACTCTGGCATGCACTTGGCCGGCAGGAAGATTTCACACGCATGTAATCAgcattagtgcacttagcataaccaattactggcaaaccaatcagaatttacaactgacattccggttctaagacgctgattggcttagaaggccaTTCctaaatcattttagtaccgcTCTGGTCTAGACTAAGTTTGTGTCCTTTGcttgctctctggtctggaagtttgaggctataAAAACAGCTGTTTGTACCAGCGTTGTGCGATTAAATCGATTATTCGATTTATCGATTGCTTGTGACGCATCGATAAGGCATCGATGGCCGGGGAACTCCCTATCGATTAATCGGGCATGCGCATTCAGTCGTCACGTGTAGGTCGTTTGCTCAGTGCAGTGTCTGTTAGTCTTGACTTCAAATGAGTGTAAGGGAAGTACCAGACAGAAATTACTTGAAAGAAGCGGGTCTCCTGCCTCCTAGGCAGTGCTCTTCCGAAGTTTGGCGGTACTTTGGCTTCCGTGGTGAAAACGGGAAGATTGAGGATCCGAAACACGTAATAGATCTTGCAGCATGTCTGGCGGTACTCTTCGCCATTGCAGTTTTGGCTTCGCTCTGTCTATAGGTTGTATGCACCATCAACAAATGCGGCGCCGTTCTGAAGTACTGTGGTAACACCACCAACCTGGCCGCTCACATGAAATCTCGTCACCCGCTAGTGTTTATGAAAACAAGTCTCTCAAGAGACTCAAATCCCGCGAAGCAGAAGGAGAAACGTGCGCAAGAGGATCAGGCCGTCTCGATGTCATCTACTGTAGGAGAGAAAGCTGCATTCGTCAGTCCATTCCAACTCGCAGCAAAGCTACCAACATCCAGTAAGAGAGCCTCTGTGATCACTGACGCCGTTGCCTACTTCATTGCTAAAGACATGCAGCCGGTTAGTGCCGTAGAGTGCCTCGGATTTCGAAGTATGTTCAAGGTTCTTGAACCTCGCTATGAAATTCCGAGCCGAAAAACATTCACCCAAAGAGTGCTTCCCGCTCTCTATGTGAAAGTCAAGGAATCAGTTGCAACCGTGGTATCTTTGGCAGAATGGTACGCCATAACAACAGATTGTTGGACCAGTTGTGCCAACAACTCTTTTATCGGTGTCACCTTTCACACCATTAGTAATGACTGGCAGCTTCAGCACCTCGTCCTGGAGAATGTGGAGCTACCTGACAAGCACACAGCTGAGAACCTGGCTGCTAGTCTGGAGGATATTCTGAAGCAATGGGAACTTGATTCTACAAAACTTTCTGGTGCCACAGTAGACAACGCAGCCAACATACAAAAAGCAGTAGCAGATATTTTGAAATGGAAGTGCTTAGGTTGTTTTGGTCACACTATCAATCTATGTGTGAAAGCAGGGCTGAAACAGCAACAGATACAGGTGGCCCTTGCCAGATGTTCCAGGCTGGTCAAATTCTTTCGGAAATCCACAGTTGCTGCGAACCTCCTAACCAAGAAACAAGCAGCGTTGGAGTCTCCAGTGCATAAGCTGGTGAAGGATGTGGAGACACGATGGAATTCCACCTATGATATGGTTCAAAGGATCATAGAACAACAAGGTCCTGTGTGTGCAACACTGGTAGAGCTAAAACGATTAGACCTGTTGCCCAAGGAAGAAGACTTCACCCTGCTGGAGCAGTTGGTAAATGTCCTGAAGCCATTTAGAGATGTGACCATTCAAGTTCAAGGAGAACAGTATGTCACTATATCAATAATTAGACCACTCCTTCATCACCTCACTGAGAATGTGCTGCAACTACAGGAAACTGACTCCTCCGTAATCAAGAACATGAAGAGGGATATGGTCAGCAACCTTGGTTCTCGATACCAATCACTTTCAATTTCAAACCTGCTTGACTGTGCATGCTTTCTTGACCCAAGATTCAAGAGCCTGCCTTTCATGAGTGAGGACAATCGGAAAAAGCTTCACACATTTGTTTTGGAGGAGGCAATCGACCACTATGAGTCTCTAAATTCAGACACAGAACCAGCAGCTTCTGAAGAAAAGAATGAAGACCAGCTTCCACTGCCAAAAAAGCACAAGAGTGAATTAGGCCAGCTTCTTGGTGACATGTTTACCAATCTGAGTCAAGCGAAACAAGTGACCTCCAGGGACAAAGCAGAAAACGTCTTGCAGAAGTATCTTGATGAGCCATGCTTGAACATTGATGAGAATGCTTTGAAGTGGTGGGAGCAAAACAGTTCTCGGTTTCCTGCCATTTCCAAAATTGCCCAAAGACTACTCTGTATACCAGCCACAAGTACTCCTGCAGAAAGGCTCTTTTCAACAGCTGGGAACATTATCAGCTCAAAACGAGCGAACCTGGATCCCGATAATGCATCGATGTTGTGTTTCCTTGCAGAAAACTTGCAGTAGTTATGTAACTATTGCCTGATAGAGTCTTCACTGTGTTACTATGATCTCGAATGGAGCTGTGCTGTTGTGTAAAattgtgaaggtgtgtgtaaATGAGCATTAATGAAATACGAGGTCAGACTTACCGATTAATCGATAAATCGTGATACTGACTTCAAGTAATCGGCAATAATCGGCAATACCAATTATTTTCATTATCGCACAACGCTGGTTTGTACGTGGTTTGTTGCACATGAACAGTGAACACTAATGAAAGACTAAGGAGGCGAGCTGTATCCGCATCCGGATCTGTTTTGTCATACCACCGTGCTTCCGCCGAATCACGGACATTGACAGCTGATGTTACAAGTGGgcaataattttttgttttcacATTTTTTGTGGAAGGAAGTATGTTGaagaaattaataatattgcGCCATTACGAAAAGGCACAGCGTATTCAACTGTACTGTGTTGAAGCAATGAATGATATACTTAGAGATGGTAATCCAGACATGTGGATTACTATAAAGAATTATATTATGCATTGTATTCTAAGCAAATGGATTGGATTGGagtatgcatgtttgtttcATTTAGATTGCAGAGATTGTGCTGTAGTTAGTTGTCAGATTTCCATTTGCTATTATACTTTATGCCTACCTGTTCACTTGAAGCGTGATTGATTCTACATTGCTTATGTGTGTATAATGCATATGTCTTTCTTTCCGTAGGTCATTATTCTTCAGTCTCATTTTCGTCGATGGCATGCACAGAACCTTGTTAATGGAATGAAAGAAGATCGTTTAAGGAGGCTTCAGTGGGAAAGAGAAGTTAACATAAGTAgcaattattaaataaaaagtTGTTGTTGACATTATTGCTTTTTTGCAGGATCAACTTCGTAAAGAACGTGAGAAAGAAGAACGCTTGAAAAGAAACTTTGAAAGGCGAATGAATCCAAGGACAAAAGAGGATTTCGATATGTTATTTCATGCTTTGGAAAGTCAgattgttttttatttgtgCACTTACTAGCCAGCTTGTGTGTCACTACCAGTTGCATTACTTTTTTAGTGTGGAGGCAGGAGGAATTGTCTCGGATAAATTCGTCTTTGTTTGGTCCTGAGAGAAAAGCAGCTCTTTGTCAGCTGTTGGAAAAAGAAGCTGAGCTTATTGCTTCAATAGGGCGACATAAGCTTGTTGCTGACAAGCATCAAGAGAAACTGCAAATCAAGCATTTATTGAATACGGTGAATGAACAAACTATAATTCTTGAATTAtttatgtagtgtgtgtgtgtgtgtgtgtgtgtgtgtgtgtgtgtgtgtgtgtgcgcgcgcgcgcatgtagCCAGTAGCTCAATCATTAGAGAGTCACGTTAGAGAGTGGAAACACCTGGGACCTTAAGGTCACAACTTCATGTTTGGGATGAGCACAGGCATATTACCTGAGGCAAGGAATTTACGCACAGTTGCTTCtttcaactcaggagtataaatgaataatctggtctttgactggagaCAGGCAGCCACAACCAATGACGTGACCATCAGCCACTGAGGAACCAGTAAGACTTTAGGTGACCACACCTTAGGTGGCGTCACAAGCTGTTGCTCCTGCATTGCCTGGTTCAGCTTCAGGAGATGGCTTGCGCAGCCCATAGTTCgtctgagtagtgcacaggagcACAATTGTACGGCTGGGGTGTGATCTAGAAATTAATGGCAGCTTCTGACATTTACCATtaccatgtgtgtgtgacaatggTTCTAGGTTGTAACAGTTTGCAGGAGCTCATGAATTATTAATCAAAAAACACTCtttcaacacaaacacatcccTAGTGTTGCATGGTACTCACCTAATGGTCAATTACAACCAAGTTTGAGAGACTGCATCCTAGTCAAGCAATCTATGAGGACCATGGCGCAGGATATGAAAATGAGGCAAAGTACTGATTTGTACACTGACAACAGCTTGCATGTTGTAAGCAAGCTGGTTCTAAGATTACAAAAGCCATTAATCAAGAGAAAGCTGAAAAGCTAATAATCTGAGAAAGATATTAAGACTGCTCTACAGTTTTTAGAGCATATAGTTTTAGCCTAGTTACTAAGTTTCTCAAAGATCAGATAACACTGTAGAAGGTATGTATGCTGCATTTTGAGGTGCAATTTTGGAGTCAGCAAAGAACACATTGTGGTTTCACAAAGaacaatttgatatcaacaaaaacaTTGAATTTGGTTGAAAGGAAATGTGCAGTCCACATAGCCTGGATGCATTAATTCTAAATATATTTCAAGAAACAAGAGATGATTATATGGAACTACATGTAATCGTGTCAAGTATGCCATTAGACAAGATCAACATGAATGGTTTGATGTAGAAATGGACAGTTTAGATAATGATGTCAAGCAACACAAACACGGCAAGTTCTTTTGAAAACTGAAAAGATTTGTTCAGGCCAAATGCAACTGCCAAATGTGATCTTTGATGGACAGGGTCACAAACTACTAAATTGCAAAaatcaatttgattgttggaaAGACACTGCGTGAGTCTGTTTTCAATGTGGATTGTCTACAGATCTTGAAGGTGATACTTCATCTTTTGTACTATTCCAGGCCTTCGTTCACTGATGAAGTTATTGAAGGAATGTAATGCTTAAAGAATGGTAAAGCTACTGGAGATGATGGAATTGCAGCAGAGTTTTTGAATGCCCTTCCTCCTGAACTTGGGACTGCCTAACTGAaattaccaaatggtttggaaAACTGGTAGACTCCCTCAAGAATGTAAAGACTCTATTTCTATTCCACTGTTCGAAAAAGACCATCGTCAAGTAGATCAGATTTAGCTCATGAGACAGATCATTGAGAAAGCTATTGAGCATCACTCAGACTTTcatattgttttattgattgtCAAAGGCTTTTGCACTCTGTTCCTAAATCTGGCCTGGCTAAACTATTAAAAGGCTGTGGCTTAGATGATGAAGTAACTCGACTCACAGTCGACCTACATGATGACACTGGTTGTGTTGTAAAACAAAACGTTGACAAATCTACAAGTTTTCTAGTGACTACAATAGTTTGCCAATGATGTTTAGTGACACCTATCCTTTCAATTCTTTCATGATTAAATCATGCGTGAATCTCTTGACAAGTTTCAGGCTGGTGGCATTAAGATCCAGTATCAAACAGATGGAAGCCTTTTTCAAAACTATTGGACTAAGCTACAACATTCATAACTAGATCTGCAATGTATGCTGATGACCCATATTAGCTAGCTATGCCTTCAGCTATGAGTTGTAACAGCTGCATTTGGTGAATGGTTTTCTTCAAATTTGCGTTAAATGAGGTATGCACATTAgcactaacaaaacaacagtatTGAGTATTGGTACTGAAAAAGCAACAGTTTCTGTTGATGCATGGTCATATCCTTAATTGAGAATGTATCAAAATTTCACAATCTATAGGTAGGGTTGTGACTAACTCGGAAGACTGTGTGTCATTCTGATGTTGAGAGAATTTAAAAAGCCAGCAAAACGTTTgcaattttaaaaaaattggtATTTGCTAATCGTGGACTGAGTAAAAGAGTGAGTTAACCATTGAGTGTTTCATACACTTGTCATTCCAGTTTTATTATAGGCTTGTGAGACTTGGGCTGTAACCCAGCAAGACATGCGCATTATTTTTTCATTCTTGGTGTTAAAAGGTTTGACAAGACAAAGATTGCCGTAAACTTCAAATCTGCTTATGAGACCCCAATTGAGGAACAAATTCAGAGACAAAGATTACGATGACTTGGGCACTTACTTCAAATGGATAATATCCAATGTTACAAGTTATTGTTGCTATCAAATTGCATGCTGTGAAACATCCAGC is a window of Corticium candelabrum chromosome 20, ooCorCand1.1, whole genome shotgun sequence DNA encoding:
- the LOC134195610 gene encoding E3 SUMO-protein ligase ZBED1-like; translation: MSVREVPDRNYLKEAGLLPPRQCSSEVWRYFGFRGENGKIEDPKHVVCTINKCGAVLKYCGNTTNLAAHMKSRHPLVFMKTSLSRDSNPAKQKEKRAQEDQAVSMSSTVGEKAAFVSPFQLAAKLPTSSKRASVITDAVAYFIAKDMQPVSAVECLGFRSMFKVLEPRYEIPSRKTFTQRVLPALYVKVKESVATVVSLAEWYAITTDCWTSCANNSFIGVTFHTISNDWQLQHLVLENVELPDKHTAENLAASLEDILKQWELDSTKLSGATVDNAANIQKAVADILKWKCLGCFGHTINLCVKAGLKQQQIQVALARCSRLVKFFRKSTVAANLLTKKQAALESPVHKLVKDVETRWNSTYDMVQRIIEQQGPVCATLVELKRLDLLPKEEDFTLLEQLVNVLKPFRDVTIQVQGEQYVTISIIRPLLHHLTENVLQLQETDSSVIKNMKRDMVSNLGSRYQSLSISNLLDCACFLDPRFKSLPFMSEDNRKKLHTFVLEEAIDHYESLNSDTEPAASEEKNEDQLPLPKKHKSELGQLLGDMFTNLSQAKQVTSRDKAENVLQKYLDEPCLNIDENALKWWEQNSSRFPAISKIAQRLLCIPATSTPAERLFSTAGNIISSKRANLDPDNASMLCFLAENLQ